The DNA region GGTTGATGGTGAACCCGGCCAAATGGATCTCTTGCACGCGTTCGCGGGGAATGGCGTGCAGGTAGGCCAGTGCGTCGAAGCCGTGGTTTCTTGAGTTGACATAGATGTTGTTCACATCGAGCAGAATGCCGCAGCCTGATCGCCTGGAGGCTGCGGCCACGAATTTCCCCTCGGGAATGGTCGCGTTGGTATATTCGAGGTAGCTTGAGACGTTCTCGATCAAGATCTGCCGACCGAGGTAGTCCTGCACCTGGCTGATGCGATTGACTATGTGGTCTAAGGCCGCTTCCGTATAGGGCAGCGGGAGCAGATCGTTTAAATAACGCCCCCCGACCGAACCCCACGACAGGTGCTCGGACACCAAGGCCGGTTCAAAGCGGCGAATTAAGTCCTTGAGCTTAGCTAGATGGGCTGTGTTTAGCGGATCGGTCGAGCCTAAGGACATCCCCACACCATGGAGGCTTAAGGGATAGCGCGCACGCGCCTGCTCCAAGTAATACAACGGCCGCCCACCGTCGCCGAAGTAGTTCTCAGGGTGTACCTCCAACCAGCCGACCGCTGGACGCTCTTCGAGCACGTCGCGGTAATGCTCGGCGCGAAGGCCGATCCCGGCTTGCGCCGGGATCGGTTGCTCACCGTTAGCGTACTGCGAAACAGAACGGAGCATGGGTCGCCTTAACCCTTGGGGCTCAAGCTACCGCCGGCGATCTTGCCGCAGGTACCCTTGGGCACGGCAATAAACGCATCCGCCTTGCGGTCTACCTTGGACGTACCGGCACAAGAACTCGTAGCCGTCTGACAGTCGTTCTTACCGGCTTTGGCGACGCCATAACACTTCTCGAAGTCCTTCTTGGCCGCGATGGCCTGGTTGCCGACCAACAGGCCCAAAACCAGGACACTCGCCAAGGCGGAACTCACAACAGTTGACTTACTCACGATGGTATTACCTCCATATGGATTAACGA from Gammaproteobacteria bacterium includes:
- a CDS encoding DUF692 domain-containing protein, encoding MLRSVSQYANGEQPIPAQAGIGLRAEHYRDVLEERPAVGWLEVHPENYFGDGGRPLYYLEQARARYPLSLHGVGMSLGSTDPLNTAHLAKLKDLIRRFEPALVSEHLSWGSVGGRYLNDLLPLPYTEAALDHIVNRISQVQDYLGRQILIENVSSYLEYTNATIPEGKFVAAASRRSGCGILLDVNNIYVNSRNHGFDALAYLHAIPRERVQEIHLAGFTINRLEDGEIIIDSHNQLVADAVWVLYQQAIDHLGPRPTLIEWDTELPPLEVLVAEAHKADHILETYRVHAA
- a CDS encoding DUF2282 domain-containing protein, coding for MSKSTVVSSALASVLVLGLLVGNQAIAAKKDFEKCYGVAKAGKNDCQTATSSCAGTSKVDRKADAFIAVPKGTCGKIAGGSLSPKG